The following is a genomic window from Bordetella petrii.
GCCCAGCCACGGTCACGCCGAGCACCGGTTGGCCGCGCCGCACCACGCTAGCGAGCGCAAGCAAGGTCGCGCCTTGCACCACGGTGTTGAGTGTCACGCGCTGTGTCTGAGCATAACGCGCGAGTTTCCCGGTCAGTTCCGACGTGAAGCTGCGTTCAAGTCGGCCCAGTCCCGGCGCAGTCCCGTCCAGCGGCCGCACCGCGCGTGCTAGCAGCAGCGGCTCATGCAGCGCCACCAATGCACGCCGCCAATAGGCCTGGGCGGCCGGGCGGTCCTGCCCAGCCTGCCACTGCACGTAGGCATGGAAGGGCGTGACGGTGGGCAGCTGAGCCGTTTCGCCTGCCAGGCGCCGATGGCAGCCTTCACCGCGCTGCGTGGCTCCTAGAATCCGGCCGATGTCTTTGCCCTGGGAGGGCTTCTCGCAAAGAAACAGCCGCATGTCCGTCCATCCGATTCCCGTAGTTCATGAGTTGCTGGGATCGAGGATGCCGAGCGCCGCCCCTGGCAGCAGCAAACAAGCCGCATGCGGCGGCAACCGCTTTCACGCCGATGAAATGGCATGTACGGAGGAAGGCGCGTGGCCAGACGTGTGCGGGCCGATAGCCACGATTTCCTGGATCGCCTGGAAGTCGGTGGACGTTGGTGGAGCTATCCCCTGGGGATAGTTCGCAGCGCATGGAGGGCGGCGAAGCACTGCAGCAGCCGCCCTCCATGTACGGTCACTTCCTGCGCTTCGTTTCCTTCGGTGCCGCTGGTTCCTGGGTGGCCTGGGGGCTTCGGCTCTGCCTCCTGTGGCTTCGGGCTGAGGGTGACGTACTCGATGCGGTACGGCAGGATGCCGACACTGCGCGCGTTGATCTGCCAAGTCTCACGCGGCTGATCTTCGTTGTCGGTCCAGGGGGCGCGCTCCATGCGGCCGACGACCAGCACCCGCATGCCCTTCTGGTAGAGTTGCTGCCAGCGGTCGGCGTCGTGGTGCCAGAGTTCCACCGGCGCCCAGAAGCCGCCGCGGTCCTCGAACTCGCCGCCTTTGGTGGGAACGGGGTTGTCGAAGTACACGTTCAGCCGGAGCAACCGGCGAGGATCGTCGTTGCCGTTGGGGAATTCGCGGTACTCGGGAGGCGAGCCGATGTTGCCCTCGCCGATGAATTGTGTGCTCATGTTGATATCTCCGTGGTGGTTGAAATACCCGTGCCTCGCTGAACACGGGTGCGTGCTCGGATGTCTGGCGCAATCGCCGATCGCGCATTGCGGGTGGGGTGGACTTGAGCCGGCGCAGGTAGGTGTCGTCCGCCTGCGCGGCCTTGCTGGCGCATTCCTGTGCTTGCCTGCCCAGGGTGTGCAGCAGGCTGATCTGCATGTTCAGCGTGATGCGCCGCAGCTCGATCGCGTGCAGATCGGCCAGCAGGTTGACCGGCGTGCTGGTGCTCGCTATCAGCGCCTGCCACAGGGCCACGCCCATGGCCGATCGATCGTGCTTGCGCCAGCGTAGAAAGGTCGTTCCTGCGCCAGTGGTCTGCTGGGCCAGCTCGACGGGAAGCAGGTGGAAGGGATGCCCGCACGCCTGTGGCAGCACCTGTCGCTGCGCCAGGGCGATCAACTCGTCGCGCATGGCGAAGCACTGGTTGGCCCAGGCCTCGAAGTCCCCTTTACCTTTAAAAGGCCTTAAAAGGCCTTTTAGAGAGGCCGCGTGTTCCAGCCGCATGAAGGCTGGCTGTTCCAGACCACGGAAGTAGCGCAGTTCGCGGTTCGGGGCGCTCATGCCTGTTCGTCCTCGCCGGTGCTGGCCTCGGCCAGATCTGCGGCAGCGCTTTCGTCGGTGGGAGGTGCGGCTGCGGCAGCGCTATCACTGCGCTGTTGCAGGCCGGGGCGCACGACGGGCGGCGCAAACTTCGAGCGGCGAGCGCCTTCGAGCACGTCCTGCGGCAGGTCCCCGAACTTCTCCAGCGCCGCCCGCGCTGCGGCGTTCTTGGCCGCGAACCCGATACCATCAGAACGATCCTCGACACACGCGTCCAGGTCGGCCTCGCCCGCGATCTCGCGCGCGAACTGCGCGATGTGGATGCGCAGGCGATCGGGTGTGTCGAGGCCAGGGTCGATATGCCAGATGTCCGAGATGGGATAGAGGCCACCGGCCTGCACGGGAATCGACTGCAGCACGTTGGCCGAGAAGTCGGGCGGAAGCGCATCGCCCAGATGATCGGCGACCATGCGTTGGATGGACTGGAGCCGCTCCGTCGTGGGTGCCGGAGAGATGATGTGCTCGTCAAGCAGATCGCCAGCCGCTGCCGCAGGACTGGCCGCGAATGCCTCGCGCGGGGCCCCGTCGTCCTGGGGCCTTGTCGGCGCGGCGGCAGAGAGGCCGGCAGCAGGTGCCGGTGTAGCGGTGGACGGTGCCGGTTCGATTGGCGGCCGTGCGATGGCCCCAGGGTCAGGCAATGCCGGCGGCGCCGATGGCGGGGTGGGGTCGCTGACCAGGGCGCGGTGGCGGCTCTCGGATTCGGTCAGGTCCAGGGCAAGCACGTCATAGTCGATGCCCAGCAGCTCGGACATCTGACCGATCAACTCGTCCTGCACACGCTGCGGCGAGAACTCGTCCTGCACACGCTGCGGCGAGAACTCGTCGGCCTGGGCGTCGAACTGCGACAGCACTTCCAGAAAGAAGCTGTCGAAGTCCAGCGGCAGGGAGCGGCCCTTGGCATAGTGCTCCCATGTGCGCTCGCTGGCTTTGCGCATGACCGATAGCCGCTCGACCTGGTGGCGACCGAGGCCACCATAGAGCACGGTCGGGATCGCGGGCAGCAGGTAGCGCACTGCATCGGCCATGCGGCTGATGTGCGACTGCTGCACGGGGAAACCGTCGGCGGCCAGGCTGCGGGCCAGCTCGGACTGGCTCAGGGTGGTGTTGCTTTCCGCTTCATAGAACTCGCGGGCTTTCTCGATGCCCAGGGCGCGCTCGATAAACGTGAGGCCGCCGCGTAGTTCGTTCTCGGCGAGGTGCCCGGTCAGCGCGACGATCTCTCCGCGCGCTGGCCACGGCCGGAACAGGCACGATATGCGGAAAAAGCGTTCGTCCTTGGTCTCCGCCCAGAGTTCACGCAGGATCGCCAGCCTGGTGTTGCCGCCGTTGCGGATGATGTAGTGCGCCTCGCCAGGACGGCGTGTGATGGCGGGCGCAGCATCCAGGCCACGCTCGCGGATGGAAGCCTTGATTTCATCGTAGGCCGAGTTGCGCTTTTTGCGCGGGTCGTGGTCGTAGGGCCGCAACTGATCCAGTGTCACGACCATCGGTGTGTCGGCGATCGGGTCGCTCAAGGTCGTGGCCGATGGCCCACTTCGCTCGAACCCGGCGGCAAGCAGCTTGCCGGCCATGTCGTGGGAGGTCATCTCAGCCATGGCCGCATCCCTCAGCGTTGGCAGGCCGGGCCATGCGCGCCTCGCGCTCGGCGCGGCGGATCTGCGCACGGGCGTTGAGGTCGGCCCGGTAGTCGCTCGCTGTCGAACTGGTATAGATGGCGGCGCAGCCGGCCTTGGTGAACTTGAGGTGTCCGCCCCGTGTGCGCTTCACGTGCCAGCCTTCGCTCACCGCGAACTCGATCAGGGCGCGCAGCCGCTTGTGGCCACGGGACAGCTCATGTGCGTTCGCCATGGGGCCTCCCGGTTTCAATAGAACGGGAAGGACGGCCGGACACGAGGGCAAATCTGTCTTGCCACTGTGGGAACAGTTCGCCGGCGAGCGCGCGCATGGTGTCCAGCGCGGCGGGCGCGACTCTGCCCGGTGGCTGGCGATGTTCAATGCGATGCACCGGCAGGCCGCGGGTTGCGGCGCGCGGATAGGACTCGATGGCCGGCACGTCGGTGCCCAGCACGCGGATGCCCGTGTGATCCTGAAACAAGTCGTGCAGCGCCTGCTGGATCAGCCGAGCGTTGGCAGACACGGGGTGAACACGATTGATGAGCAGCAGATGCAGCGGCGGGGGCGCGATGTCCTCCAGCAACTGCATGGTACCGCGCCGCAGCTCACGGGCCGCGAGGATTTCCGGGGTCACGGGCGACAGCGCCAGGCTGGAGGCGAGCACCGCCATCTCCAACAGCACCGAGCGTGCACCCTGGGTGTCGATCAGCACCAGGTCCAGGCCCGCGACGACGGTATGGGACACGAACTGGTCGAGGTCGCGCTCGTTGAAGGCGAGCTGCTCGTAGATACCGCCCGGCGCGCGGTGAGCCAGTTCGTAATAGGAAGACAGCGTGGCCCGCACGTCGAGATCGAGCATCAGCACACGCAATCCGGCGTCGGCGGCGAGGCCACCGAGATTGGCTGCCGAGGTGGTCTTGCCCACGCCGCCTTTGGTGGATATCACGGAGATTACCAGCATGACGTGCTCCTCATCGTTGCAACTAGAGAACAGTCAAGCACGTTCATTAAGGCGGTCGGCAATCCACTGGTCGATCTCGGCGGAGTCCCAGCCCACAGCCCGGATCCCAAGACGCAAAGCTTTGGGAAACTTGCCGTCCTTCATCAGGTTGTAGATGTGAACTGTACCGATCGGTATGGGATGCTAGCTCCAGCAACGGCGGAATGTTAACGGCTCGATCAGTAGGAGGTGTATCCAGATGACGCCATTTGCTCAGGGCATGCCAGGGCGATATTTTGGCCCAGAACCTGGTTCAAAATCGCACACGGTTCTCCAGGCAGCTCGAAAAGTCTTTCTCACGCATGGGTTCAGTGCTACCACTGACATGATTCAGCAGATGGCCGGTGTCTCGAAATCCACGGTCTATGCGCATTATGCCAATAAAGAGACGCTGTTTTCGGCCGTCATTGAGGCCGAATGCCAGAGCTTCTCGGACAAAGTGAGCGCGATCCGCTTCCAGTCCGGCAAGCTCAAAGATACGCTTGCAGCGCTGGGATCCGCCTACCTCGATATCGTGCTAACGCCAGAGAAACTGGCTCTGTACAGGATTGTGATCGCGGAGGCTCCGCGCTTCCCTCGATTGGCCCATAAGTTCTACGAGGCTGGACCGAATGCGGTCGTGTCCATTGTTGCTCGGTATCTCGATATCGCCGTAACGTCTAGAGAGCTGGAGCTTGGGGCACTTAAAACTGAGGAGTTGGCGCTGGTTTTCATCAGTTCTATCCGTAGCGAACCGCACCTTTTTAACCTGACCCATCCGGACAAGTCGCTATCACCTCAAAAAACGACCGCATGGGTCGAGATGGTGGTGAACAGCTTTATCCACTCATATTTGAGGAAGGACCGATAGCGTCGCGCCGAGGTGTCTCAGATTTTCAATCCCAGCACTCTTAATGTGGGCCCTGGCTAGAACCGATGTGCATTTATCGAGACAATTCTGAAAGTGGTCATGCAACGCACCGATGTCGCCTCCACAATCGTTGATCAGATTCTGATGCGTGCCGCCCGTCACATGGGAAGCGGTCGTGTCTCACTAATGCCGGAGATACCGGTCGAGGCAGCACGTAATACGGAGATAGCCGAACTGATACAGCGGGACGACAAAGAAACACGCGAGACCTTATACGGGGTATTTCGATGGCGCTACTCCACGAATCGAGGCCCGGGTAGAGTTGCTCGGCGCTCTACTGGAGGGGGGCTGTCCATCCGCGCGCTGCTCGACCCGAAGCGGGCCGCCACGCTCGACCAGGAAACTATTGCGCAGCCTAATTCGTTACGCGCTAACTGGCTGATCGCTTCAAGTACTCCGGCGTACCTAGATAGAGATACGCTGTACCGTCGTATTGTAAACCTCACCCTTTCCGGTCAGCGTCTACATGCCTGATAATTCAACGCCACATACCCGCACTTGATGATCAACGATCCCTACGCCTTCACTCGCATAAGAGCTCAACGCGGCAACAGTCCTACTAACGTTTGTGCCAGGCATCGTTTGAGATCCGCAGTCGAAAGTTCCGCGAGACGCCCAACGCCGGCAACGTGGCGACTAAACGTAAAGCCGATCATTACCGCCAGGATGACATCGCTTTGCAGGGCGACGTCCTTGCCCTTCAGATAAGGTTCGTAAAGCGCCGCCCCGCCGTCACGCATAACGCCGTACAACTTCTTGGCTGCACCGATATCGGACGCTGTGCTCCTGAGCAAGGCCACAAGTGCATCCAAGCCCGTTCCGGCCTCGCCGCGGTCAGTGAATGCCGCAGCGATCCTTTCCGCGAGGCTTCCCTTGCCCTCTTGGATGATGACACTTTCCCAGTCGCGCGTCCCAGGCACCGTCGCAAGGAACAGCGCCTCCTTGGAGCCAAAATGGCGCTGCACCAACCCATGCGTAACCCCAGCCCGGCGGGCGATCTCACGCATCGTCGCCCGGGTGTAGCCACACTCGGAAAAAACGTCTAACGCCGCCTGCTGGATAGCGGCACGACGCATGTCAGGATCCCGCGTACGCCGTGGCTTGGGCTTTCTATCGCTCGCAAGGATTGCCGTTTTAGGCGTTGAAGCCTTTGGTCTACTCGTCGAGGACGCGTTCCTGGCCTGCCTCATGTGAAGTGCGCATTCCGAGTTTCCACTTCTATCTCCAGGCATTCAAGTTAGTAACTTCGTTCCACAGCGTAGGCAGCTAAAGCCCGCAGGGCTGCTACCGAGTCGGTTGTCGCAACTCCCCCCAGCATTGAAACGGCGATCCGGGCGTGCTCGTGCGCTCGGCGCCGACTGTAGTCGACAGCACCGGTGGACTGTATGGCCTCCATCACCACGTCCATCGCGTCCATGCCACCGTTCTGCACGATCTCCCGCAGTCGATTGCGCTGCGCGCCTTGGCTGAAGTTCATAGCGTGGATCAGCGGTAGCGTCACCTTGCCCTCGGCCAAGTCGTCGCCGAGATTCTTGCCCAATTGCTCGGCATCTGCCGTATAGTCAAGTACATCGTCTGTAATCTGGAAAGCATAGCCCAGATGCTCCCCGAATACCTCCATCCGACGTTGTAGCTCCCTATCGGCCCCCGCCAGGATCGCACCTGCCGTAGTACTTGCGGCGAACAGTACAGCCGTCTTGTGTTTGATCACCTGCATGTAGGCTGCCTCATCCACATCTGGATTGTGAACGTGTAGCAGCTGGAGGATTTCGCCTTCGGCGAGTTGGTTCGTCGTCTTTCCAATGATCTGCATGATCTGCATGCTGCCCAGTTCCACCATCAACTGGAAACTGCGCGAATAGAGAAAGTCCCCGACCAGCACTGCAGGCAGGCTGCCCCAGATGGCATTGGCGGTGCTGCGGCCTCTGCGCATGGATGATTCGTCAACGACATCGTCATGCAGCAAGGTCGAGGTATGAATGAACTCGATGATAGTAGCGAGCTTATGCAGTCCCTGGCCATGGCCACCACATGCCCGCCCGGCCAATATTACGAGCATGGGACGTAATCGCTTCCCCCCCGCCGCGATGAGGTGCTCGACGACCTCCACGATCAAGTCCACGCGCGAATGCAGGCGTCCTCGAATCAAGGCGTCTACCTGCCCCATGTCGGACGCCACCAGGCGCTGGATGTCCGCTAGCTGTAGGGATACGGCGGCTAATTGGTGCGTCATTAAGT
Proteins encoded in this region:
- a CDS encoding ParB family protein, yielding MAEMTSHDMAGKLLAAGFERSGPSATTLSDPIADTPMVVTLDQLRPYDHDPRKKRNSAYDEIKASIRERGLDAAPAITRRPGEAHYIIRNGGNTRLAILRELWAETKDERFFRISCLFRPWPARGEIVALTGHLAENELRGGLTFIERALGIEKAREFYEAESNTTLSQSELARSLAADGFPVQQSHISRMADAVRYLLPAIPTVLYGGLGRHQVERLSVMRKASERTWEHYAKGRSLPLDFDSFFLEVLSQFDAQADEFSPQRVQDEFSPQRVQDELIGQMSELLGIDYDVLALDLTESESRHRALVSDPTPPSAPPALPDPGAIARPPIEPAPSTATPAPAAGLSAAAPTRPQDDGAPREAFAASPAAAAGDLLDEHIISPAPTTERLQSIQRMVADHLGDALPPDFSANVLQSIPVQAGGLYPISDIWHIDPGLDTPDRLRIHIAQFAREIAGEADLDACVEDRSDGIGFAAKNAAARAALEKFGDLPQDVLEGARRSKFAPPVVRPGLQQRSDSAAAAAPPTDESAAADLAEASTGEDEQA
- a CDS encoding ParA family protein; this encodes MLVISVISTKGGVGKTTSAANLGGLAADAGLRVLMLDLDVRATLSSYYELAHRAPGGIYEQLAFNERDLDQFVSHTVVAGLDLVLIDTQGARSVLLEMAVLASSLALSPVTPEILAARELRRGTMQLLEDIAPPPLHLLLINRVHPVSANARLIQQALHDLFQDHTGIRVLGTDVPAIESYPRAATRGLPVHRIEHRQPPGRVAPAALDTMRALAGELFPQWQDRFALVSGRPSRSIETGRPHGERT
- a CDS encoding AlpA family phage regulatory protein, which produces MPIGTVHIYNLMKDGKFPKALRLGIRAVGWDSAEIDQWIADRLNERA
- a CDS encoding TetR/AcrR family transcriptional regulator; translated protein: MTPFAQGMPGRYFGPEPGSKSHTVLQAARKVFLTHGFSATTDMIQQMAGVSKSTVYAHYANKETLFSAVIEAECQSFSDKVSAIRFQSGKLKDTLAALGSAYLDIVLTPEKLALYRIVIAEAPRFPRLAHKFYEAGPNAVVSIVARYLDIAVTSRELELGALKTEELALVFISSIRSEPHLFNLTHPDKSLSPQKTTAWVEMVVNSFIHSYLRKDR
- a CDS encoding TetR/AcrR family transcriptional regulator — translated: MRRAAIQQAALDVFSECGYTRATMREIARRAGVTHGLVQRHFGSKEALFLATVPGTRDWESVIIQEGKGSLAERIAAAFTDRGEAGTGLDALVALLRSTASDIGAAKKLYGVMRDGGAALYEPYLKGKDVALQSDVILAVMIGFTFSRHVAGVGRLAELSTADLKRCLAQTLVGLLPR
- a CDS encoding polyprenyl synthetase family protein; translation: MTHQLAAVSLQLADIQRLVASDMGQVDALIRGRLHSRVDLIVEVVEHLIAAGGKRLRPMLVILAGRACGGHGQGLHKLATIIEFIHTSTLLHDDVVDESSMRRGRSTANAIWGSLPAVLVGDFLYSRSFQLMVELGSMQIMQIIGKTTNQLAEGEILQLLHVHNPDVDEAAYMQVIKHKTAVLFAASTTAGAILAGADRELQRRMEVFGEHLGYAFQITDDVLDYTADAEQLGKNLGDDLAEGKVTLPLIHAMNFSQGAQRNRLREIVQNGGMDAMDVVMEAIQSTGAVDYSRRRAHEHARIAVSMLGGVATTDSVAALRALAAYAVERSY